One Peribacillus simplex NBRC 15720 = DSM 1321 genomic region harbors:
- a CDS encoding HNH endonuclease → MIVINSLVGGGSMFDTYEVDFILWGFENYCTEQLQLQPTTVSYYTKILEDYLHISVVGKVKKGDYSELFNGDRISKINRRSNSVRPTLLNLLEFLYTDKFIEDEMLYLRLINNIKKVYTNDTEKTPIKTTEFLTPNEIRNLLSDKIEYKTLEEEKLLPVITSLAFFCMYKQADIMKLKIDDIDIEKRVIRNIRRQDEESELIEWIYINDDSFPILKSYLDYRASLSVEVDELVIFEKKPITNQGINSVFGILKRNANKHLISEKSIHPELLNRSMMLYLLDSTNGEGIYDILMLQERNQQFEYAFNTFLSIKRNRFNGDFVKIIPIENLFPSKPFLINEGSYSEDNDIKGEDLKDFDMENNKNHQPNKVIIQRLVRDSRIARKLKEKYNYECQLCGYKLRKADGTYTAEAHHIKPYNKLHRGDDNSRNLIVLCPNCHSQFDDLYFAIHPETKEIHCIFEGEEMYHKSQFNLKHQLGEEYLIYTWNLFEEKRIEMQKLK, encoded by the coding sequence ATGATAGTCATAAATTCATTGGTTGGTGGTGGAAGTATGTTCGATACTTACGAAGTAGACTTTATATTATGGGGATTTGAAAATTACTGTACAGAGCAATTGCAATTGCAACCGACTACGGTATCATACTACACGAAGATATTAGAGGATTATTTGCACATAAGTGTAGTCGGGAAAGTAAAAAAGGGTGATTACTCAGAACTATTTAATGGGGATAGAATTTCAAAAATCAATCGAAGATCAAACTCAGTACGCCCTACGCTCTTAAACTTATTAGAGTTTTTATACACTGACAAATTTATAGAAGACGAGATGTTATATTTAAGACTTATTAACAATATTAAAAAGGTATATACCAATGATACAGAAAAGACGCCTATAAAAACGACAGAGTTCCTAACTCCAAACGAAATAAGAAATCTTTTAAGTGATAAAATAGAATATAAAACTCTTGAAGAAGAGAAACTTCTTCCTGTTATTACGTCCTTAGCATTCTTTTGTATGTATAAGCAAGCTGATATAATGAAACTAAAAATTGATGATATTGATATTGAGAAACGAGTGATACGTAATATTAGACGACAAGACGAAGAATCTGAACTTATAGAATGGATTTACATAAATGATGATTCTTTCCCTATATTGAAAAGCTACTTGGACTATAGAGCAAGTCTTTCTGTTGAGGTAGATGAACTAGTGATTTTTGAAAAAAAACCTATTACTAATCAGGGAATCAACTCTGTTTTTGGTATACTAAAACGCAACGCTAACAAACACCTAATTAGCGAGAAATCTATTCATCCTGAACTACTTAATAGAAGTATGATGTTATATCTACTAGATTCTACTAATGGAGAAGGAATATACGATATATTAATGCTTCAAGAAAGAAACCAACAATTTGAGTATGCATTTAACACTTTTTTATCTATTAAACGGAATAGATTTAATGGGGATTTTGTGAAAATAATCCCTATTGAAAACCTATTTCCCAGTAAGCCCTTTTTAATAAACGAAGGGTCATATTCGGAGGACAACGATATTAAAGGAGAGGACTTGAAGGACTTCGATATGGAAAATAATAAGAATCACCAACCTAATAAAGTAATTATCCAACGATTAGTTCGTGATTCAAGAATAGCCCGCAAACTTAAAGAAAAATATAATTACGAATGCCAATTATGCGGATATAAACTAAGAAAAGCAGACGGAACATATACAGCAGAAGCCCACCATATAAAGCCTTATAATAAATTACATAGAGGGGACGACAATTCGCGAAATTTAATTGTATTATGTCCTAATTGCCATTCACAGTTTGACGACTTGTACTTTGCGATACATCCAGAAACGAAGGAGATACATTGTATATTTGAAGGCGAAGAGATGTATCATAAATCCCAATTTAACCTTAAACATCAACTAGGAGAAGAATACCTTATTTATACTTGGAATCTATTCGAGGAAAAAAGAATAGAGATGCAAAAATTAAAATAA
- a CDS encoding recombinase family protein yields MGYIRVSSESQNIARQKKSLKEAGCTKFYIEKLSGASMERPELQRMLEELEAGDMVIIHEMSRLSRSTKDLLVIVETIQSKGAGLKSITDKWLDLSDDNPMSELLFTIFSGLAQFERKMIKQRQKEGIEIAKSEGKFKGRKTKLIEGGKEEQRMKAIIEAYKKGKSINDIRTTFKVGTGTIYRLLEREGIR; encoded by the coding sequence GTGGGCTATATTCGTGTTAGTAGTGAATCCCAAAACATTGCAAGACAAAAGAAGTCATTGAAAGAAGCAGGTTGTACAAAGTTTTATATAGAAAAACTTAGTGGTGCTTCAATGGAGCGTCCAGAATTACAAAGGATGTTAGAAGAGCTTGAAGCAGGTGATATGGTTATCATCCATGAAATGAGTCGCCTATCACGGTCAACTAAAGATCTACTAGTAATTGTTGAAACGATACAAAGTAAAGGTGCAGGATTAAAGTCAATTACAGATAAATGGTTAGACCTCTCTGACGACAACCCTATGAGTGAGCTTCTATTTACTATTTTTTCAGGTCTAGCACAGTTTGAACGTAAGATGATAAAGCAACGCCAAAAAGAAGGTATAGAGATAGCGAAAAGTGAAGGTAAATTCAAAGGACGTAAAACAAAGTTAATTGAAGGCGGTAAAGAAGAGCAACGGATGAAAGCGATAATTGAAGCCTATAAGAAAGGTAAGTCCATAAATGATATTCGTACAACCTTTAAAGTTGGTACAGGCACTATTTATAGATTGTTGGAGCGTGAAGGTATAAGGTAA
- a CDS encoding DUF2087 domain-containing protein, translating into MKNAEMFWSASQDELKQGYIEGENQYVCLLCGNEIEKGVVYPKDGVLYEAKRYMRIHIEHAHHSVFEYLIDLDKKLTGLTDHQNRLLRLFYQGKNDAEVQEEMGIGSPSTIRNHRFVLKEKERQAKLFLALMELLKDKDEHAPAFIPLHQKARMVDDRYNVTEDEKVIVLKKYFPKGSQDALKSFPPKEKQRLIILQEIMNRFENERKYEEKEINQILGAVYHDHVLLRRYLIEYGFLDRKPDGSQYWLKK; encoded by the coding sequence ATGAAGAACGCTGAAATGTTTTGGAGCGCATCCCAGGATGAGCTTAAACAGGGGTATATCGAAGGTGAGAATCAATATGTTTGTTTGCTGTGCGGGAATGAAATTGAAAAGGGGGTAGTATACCCGAAAGATGGGGTTCTTTATGAAGCGAAGAGGTATATGCGAATTCATATTGAACATGCACACCACTCTGTTTTTGAATACTTGATTGATCTCGATAAAAAACTTACAGGTCTCACGGACCATCAAAATCGCCTTCTTCGCCTTTTTTACCAAGGGAAGAATGATGCTGAGGTTCAGGAGGAAATGGGAATTGGCAGTCCTTCCACCATTCGGAACCATCGCTTTGTGTTGAAAGAGAAAGAGCGTCAGGCTAAGTTGTTTTTAGCCCTGATGGAACTTTTGAAAGATAAAGATGAACATGCGCCGGCATTTATCCCGCTTCATCAAAAAGCAAGGATGGTCGATGATCGTTATAACGTTACCGAGGATGAAAAGGTGATTGTATTGAAAAAATACTTCCCTAAAGGCAGTCAGGATGCATTAAAGTCTTTCCCGCCAAAGGAAAAACAAAGGCTGATCATTCTCCAAGAAATTATGAACCGTTTTGAAAATGAGCGGAAATACGAAGAAAAAGAAATCAATCAAATATTGGGTGCCGTTTATCACGATCATGTTCTTTTGAGAAGATATTTAATAGAATATGGATTCTTGGATAGAAAGCCTGATGGGAGCCAATATTGGCTGAAGAAATGA
- a CDS encoding GIY-YIG nuclease family protein, with the protein MDRKKELKQLYKETKVEAGVYQIRNTVNNKVFIGSTRNLKTLKGKQFELEMGTNTNKVLQGEWNQYGKDAFTFEVLEVLKPKETGFFDVKRELKKLEEEWMEKIQPYEERGYNRMKSN; encoded by the coding sequence ATGGATCGTAAAAAAGAATTGAAGCAATTATATAAAGAAACGAAAGTTGAAGCAGGAGTTTACCAAATCAGAAATACGGTAAATAATAAAGTCTTTATCGGAAGCACCAGGAATTTAAAGACGTTGAAGGGGAAACAATTTGAATTGGAAATGGGAACAAATACCAATAAAGTGCTGCAAGGTGAGTGGAACCAATATGGAAAAGATGCTTTTACTTTTGAGGTACTGGAGGTATTGAAGCCGAAAGAAACAGGATTTTTTGATGTTAAACGGGAATTGAAAAAACTTGAAGAAGAGTGGATGGAAAAAATACAGCCATATGAAGAACGGGGATACAATAGAATGAAATCTAACTGA